GCAATTCCTCGGCGCTGAAAACAACTCCGGGGGTTAGATCTATGGTTTCCTGCCAGGACGGTGCATACGCGCTGATCCCGGTTTTTTCCGGTACCACCTTTTCCATCACCGCCAGCGCCTCCGGGGCGCCGTGTACCAACATAACCCGGCCGGGCTTTTGTGCAAAGGCATTCACCCAATCCAACAATCCCTGCTGGTCGGCATGCGATGAATAACCGTCTATATATCTGATATCCGCCCGCACCTTAACTTCTTCACCATGAACGCGAATAGAGGGCACCCCGCTAAGCAGCCGCTGCCCCTTGGTACCGGGAGCCTGGTAACCTACAAACAGCACAGTGCTCTCAGGCCGCCACAGGTTATGCTTTAAATGGTGCTTGATGCGCCCGGCATCGCACATGCCGCTGGCTGAAATTATAATAGCCCCGCCTTTTAGCTCGTTAAGTGCCCGCGATTCTTCCACAGTGCGGGACAAGTGCAGCACCGACATAGTAAGCGGGTTATCTCCTTTTGATATGAGCCGGCTGGTCTCCTGATCAAAATGTTCGTAATTCCGTTTAAAAACTTCGGTAGCGGCTACAGCCATGGGACTGTCAATATACACCTGCATCGGAGGCAGCCGGTCCTCCACCAGCAATAAATTAATATCATAAAGCAAATCTTGAGTACGCTCCACGGCAAAGGCAGGAATAATCAGGTTGCCGCCCTTATCATAGGTTTCCTGAATCACCGCGCGCAATTTTTCCAACCGGTTGCCCTTGTCGCGGTGCAGTCTGGCACCGTAAGTAGACTCCATGACCAGGTAATCCGCTTCGTCTATAAGCGTGGGGTTTTGGACGAAGGGCTTGCCGATGGCCCCCAAATCCCCGCTAAATACCAGCTTGGTTTGTTTAGTTCCCTCACGCACCCATAATTCCAGTATAGCCGAACCAAGTATATGACCGGCGTCCATGAAACGCACAGAAATGTTCTCATCCAGGCTTATAACCTGGTTATATTTTGCCCGCTCAAATTTTTTTACACAATCAAAAGCATCTTCGGCAGTATAAATAGGGTCAATAAGTTTTTTACCCGCCCGCATGGCCTTGCGGTTTAATCGTTCTACTTCCATTTCTTGAATATGGCCGCTGTCGGGCAGCAACACTTCCAGCAAATCCACGGTAGCCCCGGTGGCCAGTGCCCGGCCCCGGAACCCGTGCTTATACAGCTTGGGAACCAAACCGCTGTGATCGATATGCGCGTGAGTGATGAGCAAATAATCCACTGTTTGGGGTATCATGGAAAAAGGCAGGTAGTTGCGCTCACGGGACAAGCGGTGACCTTGAAACATACCGCAATCAATCATTATTTTTTTGTTGGCTGCTTCCACAACATGGCACGAACCGGTGACTGTCTGAGCCGCGCCGTAAAAAGTTATCCGCATTTTAGCCTCCCGCTGTTTAGTAAGCCACGGGGATATTTCCACTGTCTCTCATTCGGTCCCTCAATACACCAGAGATCGTCCAAAGCATCCACATGACTCTATTAATCTTTTAAAATTAGGGCATAGTATTATGTAGTACTATGCAGAATTGATAATGTAATTAATTATTCACTTTTTGAACTGTAATCCCTGCAAAATAAGAAGGAAAAAGTAATTTACCGAACGCACCGAAAAAAATAGCTGATGCCCCCTTGACAGTGAAGGCCGCTCGCCATACATTATAAAAAGAAGGGAGTGTATAAAATGCCGATTTACGAATTCCGTTGTCATAAATGCGGACACCGTTTTGAAAAATTATGCTCCGTAGGCGAAAGCGGTGCAAATATGCAATGTCCCGCTTGCTCAGCCCCGGCACCCCGAAGAGTTATGTCGGGATTTTGCAAAAAAGGGTCTGACGATCCGGTTACCGGCGGAGGCGGCGGATGCAGTACTTGCAGTTCCTCCAACTGCAGCTCATGCGGCCGTTAAAGAGGCCATAACAAACGATTTGATTTAATAAAGGCAGCCGTATTGTTACAGGCTGCCTTTAAGTTTCCGACACATACATTTAACGAACACAGGTCATTACTACATCATCAATGCGTACCGTGTTGTCGTTGCCGGTGCGGGGCCGGAATACAAAGCGCAGCTCCGCACGATCGGTACGTGCCGGCAGCACCCCGGAAGTAAAGGTATACTGCTGGTAAGTATTATTAGGCAGAACACCCGGAGTATAAGCCGGATCAACCCGTCCGATCAGCCGGCCCGCGCTGTCGTATATAAATATTTCCGCTTCCAGTACAAAATTGGCCGTCCGCCCGGACCGTACATGCTCCATACCCCAAAAAGTTATTTGATAAATGCGATTGGGTTCGGCATCTACCGTCTGGGACAGCACAGCCTGGCGTCCGGAATCCCTGCCCAGCTCCGCGGCATAATTACCCGCATGAGCCGCCGTAGTGCGAAAGACATTATTACCCGACCAGACAGCGGGTGTATTTCCATCCAGCCACCTTTCGATACCCGGATCGGATAACATGTTGGTTTTCGGGCAGGGCTGCGGGGTCGGGGGCGGGGTCGGTGTCTGCCCGGATCGCACCACTTGGATAGTAACCTGCACCGACTGACCGCTTAAGGTTCGAGCCACATTAAAGGCCCGAATGGTAAAGTTGTCCGGGGTTACAAAATTACCCTGCTTGTTGCGCAGGTCCCAGGTGGCATTATAAGTACGACATTCACCGGGCCGCAGCACCTCCGTACCGGCAGCCTGAGTAAAAAACTGGTCGTCCGACCAGCGCCAGACTTCCCGGCCATTACGCAGCGCCACAAAATCATAGCGCTGGCCTGTATTATAGCGCAGCCTAATGGTATTGCCCGATATATTACATTTTCTAAAGGTTATGCGCACCCGTTCTCCGCGCTGATAACGAGCCCGGTCGGTGCTAATGGTATAGCGCAGGCCGTCCACTATTCTGTTGGCGGTCGGGTCCCCCCCCGTGCCGCCCATACCGCCCGGCCGTCCAACCGGGCTGTCGTTATCCGGAATATCTATTCTTTGTCCTACCCATAAATAATTGGGATTAGCTATATTATTCAACTCAACCAACTGCTGCACGGTAGTACCGTGCCGGTAGGCAATGGATGCCAATGTATCGCCGGGTTGTACTGTATACGTCACTCATTATCCCTCCTTTCGCTCATAAACCTCTACACATTTTTATGTACCAAAGGAAGGAAAAGTGCTATTTAGTTTGCTGGAGAATGGTGGTAAAGCCGAAAAAAAATTATTTAAATATTTGACACTAAGGAAGCGTCAGACAGCGTATTTCACCGGTCAGGGAAGCCGGTACATCTATAAGCCGCTGATTCAGTGACCCCCTGAAAGCCAGAGAAATATCGCGCTGGTCCTCTTCGTAAGGACCATCCACCAATACATCAATATATTGCAGCACCGGCCATGTTTTGACTTCTTCAAAGGTATACCCGGTATATACCCAGATACTGTATTGCGGGTACTCTTCGCGCACCAACCGCAATATTTCAAGCAACGCATCCGCCTGCATCAGCGGATCGCCGCCGCTGAAGGTAATTCCTCCGGTCAGCGGTGAAATATTTTGCTTGATTAATTGCAATACCTCACCCGCAGTCATTTCACGCCCACCACCAGCCGGAATCAAATCAGGATTATGGCACCCCCGGCAGTGCCTGGGACAACCTTGGGTGAATATCACCAGCCTGAAGCCGGGACCATCCACCACGCTTTCTTTGATAATGCCGGATATTTTAATTATACGCATCGCAACACCTTCCATAACTGCCGGCCAAGCGGCTTTTACCGCGGCAAACGTTCCCCCGCCTGGTGTCCACAAAGCTTATTCGGCCATAAGCCGGCGCTTTTGCCGCAAGTCCCAAGGTCACTCCAAAGCCTGTTAAAACTCGTGTACTATACGATCGCGCAGCTCGGCCACCTTGCTATCGTTAAACCGGTCCACCGTACTGAGGTAACCCGTAATGCGGCGCACCCGCCGGATAGCCTTGGACCCGCAACGGGGACAAACATCTTCATTAATAACGCCCAGAGTATTGCAACCCATGCAGAAATCTACCGGAAAATTCACTGCGGCATAGCCCATGTCGCATTCCCTCATATGCCTGATGATAGCTTCCATCGCCTCGGGATTATGCACCGGCGGCGAGGCCATTTCCACATAACTGATGTGCCCGGCATTGCAGTATTTGTGGTAAACCCCTTCCAGGCTGATTTTATCAAAGCTGGAAATGGGAAAATCAACCGGTACATGAAAAGAGTTGGTGTAATACTCCTTATTGGTCACGCCCGGAATAATACCGTAATCCTTGCGATCCAGGGCGATAAACCGGCCGCTCAAGCCTTCCGCCGGAGTGGCCAAAAGCGTGTAGTTAAGGTCATATTCCTCGCAAGCCTCGTCAATGCGACGCCGCAAGTGGGCCACAATTTGTTGACCCAATGCATGGGACTCGCTGTCTTCCCCGTGATGCCGGCCGGTCAAGGCCGTCAGCGTCTCAGCCAGCCCGATAAAACCAACCGACAAAGTGCCGTTTACGATAACCTCCCGAATGGGATCACAATCCCTGAGCTTGCCGGAATTCAGATACAACCCCTGCCCCATCACGAAAGGCATATCCTTT
This genomic interval from Desulfoscipio sp. XC116 contains the following:
- the nrdG gene encoding anaerobic ribonucleoside-triphosphate reductase activating protein — encoded protein: MRIIKISGIIKESVVDGPGFRLVIFTQGCPRHCRGCHNPDLIPAGGGREMTAGEVLQLIKQNISPLTGGITFSGGDPLMQADALLEILRLVREEYPQYSIWVYTGYTFEEVKTWPVLQYIDVLVDGPYEEDQRDISLAFRGSLNQRLIDVPASLTGEIRCLTLP
- a CDS encoding zinc ribbon domain-containing protein, with protein sequence MPIYEFRCHKCGHRFEKLCSVGESGANMQCPACSAPAPRRVMSGFCKKGSDDPVTGGGGGCSTCSSSNCSSCGR
- a CDS encoding MBL fold metallo-hydrolase, whose translation is MRITFYGAAQTVTGSCHVVEAANKKIMIDCGMFQGHRLSRERNYLPFSMIPQTVDYLLITHAHIDHSGLVPKLYKHGFRGRALATGATVDLLEVLLPDSGHIQEMEVERLNRKAMRAGKKLIDPIYTAEDAFDCVKKFERAKYNQVISLDENISVRFMDAGHILGSAILELWVREGTKQTKLVFSGDLGAIGKPFVQNPTLIDEADYLVMESTYGARLHRDKGNRLEKLRAVIQETYDKGGNLIIPAFAVERTQDLLYDINLLLVEDRLPPMQVYIDSPMAVAATEVFKRNYEHFDQETSRLISKGDNPLTMSVLHLSRTVEESRALNELKGGAIIISASGMCDAGRIKHHLKHNLWRPESTVLFVGYQAPGTKGQRLLSGVPSIRVHGEEVKVRADIRYIDGYSSHADQQGLLDWVNAFAQKPGRVMLVHGAPEALAVMEKVVPEKTGISAYAPSWQETIDLTPGVVFSAEELQRAYHAMASRMDGFLQSSPSSSDFERVMEQLKQLASLLDKVS
- a CDS encoding BsuPI-related putative proteinase inhibitor; this translates as MTYTVQPGDTLASIAYRHGTTVQQLVELNNIANPNYLWVGQRIDIPDNDSPVGRPGGMGGTGGDPTANRIVDGLRYTISTDRARYQRGERVRITFRKCNISGNTIRLRYNTGQRYDFVALRNGREVWRWSDDQFFTQAAGTEVLRPGECRTYNATWDLRNKQGNFVTPDNFTIRAFNVARTLSGQSVQVTIQVVRSGQTPTPPPTPQPCPKTNMLSDPGIERWLDGNTPAVWSGNNVFRTTAAHAGNYAAELGRDSGRQAVLSQTVDAEPNRIYQITFWGMEHVRSGRTANFVLEAEIFIYDSAGRLIGRVDPAYTPGVLPNNTYQQYTFTSGVLPARTDRAELRFVFRPRTGNDNTVRIDDVVMTCVR